A genomic stretch from Corynebacterium sp. 21KM1197 includes:
- a CDS encoding YhjD/YihY/BrkB family envelope integrity protein has protein sequence MATVTSADKRDTDEYGIERIRTDEPGLIDKLREKWGWFDHVMLMQERYSLMGGNQYSAGITYFSVLAMFPILMLSVAIAATVLAANPDQLERLQDQIAGNLDGQMGDMVNEILDTAIAQRGTVAGIGAVTALWSGLGWMNNLRYGVSKMWRVDPTDGNFAVKKAFDLVGLLGLLLSFAVAFGMTAVGSSGVTTRLLEMAGIDDAPGMQYVIQAVALLVGLLANFLVMAWMIIFLPRTHVPRRSGLKAAVIGAVAFEIIKQLGSVFASNALNNPAGATFGPIIGLMVIMYLIWRVVLYVSAWAATTEESLAETPVPAPEPAVIRVRNEIREETFSPKVLGAGAALGATAAWLLRRRK, from the coding sequence GTGGCCACCGTCACCAGCGCCGATAAGCGCGATACGGATGAATACGGCATTGAACGTATCCGCACTGACGAGCCAGGCTTGATTGATAAGCTCCGCGAAAAGTGGGGATGGTTCGATCACGTCATGCTCATGCAGGAGCGCTACAGTCTGATGGGCGGTAACCAGTACTCCGCGGGTATTACGTACTTCTCCGTGCTGGCGATGTTCCCGATCCTCATGCTCAGCGTGGCCATCGCGGCCACCGTGCTGGCGGCCAACCCGGATCAATTGGAGCGTCTCCAGGACCAGATCGCCGGGAATCTGGACGGCCAGATGGGCGATATGGTCAATGAGATTTTGGATACCGCCATCGCCCAGCGCGGTACTGTGGCCGGAATCGGTGCGGTGACCGCCTTGTGGTCCGGGCTGGGGTGGATGAACAACCTGCGCTACGGCGTGTCCAAGATGTGGAGGGTAGATCCCACGGACGGCAACTTTGCCGTGAAAAAGGCCTTTGACCTGGTGGGCCTGTTGGGTCTGCTGCTTTCCTTCGCCGTGGCCTTTGGCATGACCGCCGTGGGCTCCTCCGGGGTGACCACGAGGCTTCTGGAGATGGCCGGGATTGATGACGCCCCCGGCATGCAGTACGTGATTCAGGCCGTGGCGCTCCTGGTGGGCCTGCTGGCGAACTTCCTGGTCATGGCCTGGATGATTATTTTCCTGCCGCGCACGCACGTGCCGCGCCGTTCCGGGCTCAAGGCGGCGGTGATCGGCGCTGTGGCCTTTGAGATCATCAAGCAACTGGGTTCGGTCTTTGCCTCCAACGCGCTGAATAACCCCGCCGGTGCCACCTTTGGCCCGATCATCGGCCTCATGGTGATCATGTATCTGATCTGGCGCGTGGTGCTCTATGTTTCCGCATGGGCGGCCACAACGGAGGAATCCCTGGCCGAGACCCCCGTCCCCGCGCCGGAACCCGCGGTGATCCGGGTGCGCAACGAGATCCGCGAGGAGACGTTCTCGCCTAAGGTCCTGGGGGCGGGCGCGGCGCTGGGGGCCACCGCCGCGTGGCTGCTGCGTCGCCGCAAGTAA
- a CDS encoding D-alanyl-D-alanine carboxypeptidase family protein has product MLSFTSRRVLAATCMLIPLHCGVALPAAAQVSPPLPPATPGATNPGLGVPGATVPGPEGVDSSADHAEDNASESDAPTPTRTAAPDTQSCPHALRPGDPITTSEVLAPGQTAPTPPPVTYQGSCGITAALGYQVPQEQTASSWLVFDLDTGEVVAQKDPHGRYRPASVIKVLLALVALRDLNYHAVIPVSERAAGMEGSAVGIGTTGRYTTEDLLHGLLLASGNDAAQALAEALGGDAVALRKVNDLAAQIGATDTHVGSVTGLDAAGQMTSVTDLAKMYRYAWRNPAFAAIVNTEFWNLPGYDEYPGYEVWNDNGLFLNDPDGIGGKTGYTDDANHTFVGAMDRGGRRLAAVLLDTTIDKGRPWEQAQKLLHAAYALPRGANVGNLDQQPNKTESSAAPSPAPQPGDSPESSSIAQRGALIGTVVAGIVLAAAAVLALLSLRRRR; this is encoded by the coding sequence ATGTTATCTTTTACCTCTCGTCGCGTTCTGGCAGCCACCTGCATGCTCATTCCGCTTCATTGTGGCGTGGCTCTCCCCGCCGCAGCGCAGGTCAGCCCGCCGCTCCCTCCGGCCACCCCCGGTGCCACGAATCCCGGTCTTGGCGTCCCCGGCGCGACGGTTCCGGGTCCAGAGGGCGTCGATAGTTCGGCGGATCATGCCGAGGATAACGCCTCCGAGTCGGACGCCCCCACCCCCACCCGCACGGCGGCCCCCGATACTCAGTCCTGCCCCCATGCGCTGCGCCCGGGTGATCCCATCACCACCTCGGAGGTCCTGGCCCCCGGACAAACGGCCCCCACCCCACCCCCGGTGACGTACCAGGGTTCCTGCGGCATTACCGCAGCGCTGGGGTACCAGGTTCCCCAGGAGCAAACCGCGAGTTCGTGGCTCGTATTTGACCTGGATACCGGCGAGGTAGTCGCACAAAAGGATCCGCACGGGCGATACCGCCCCGCCAGCGTGATCAAGGTGCTGCTGGCCCTGGTGGCCCTGCGCGACCTGAACTATCACGCCGTGATCCCCGTGAGTGAGCGGGCCGCCGGAATGGAGGGCTCCGCCGTGGGGATCGGCACCACGGGGCGGTACACCACGGAGGATCTGCTGCACGGCCTCCTGCTGGCCTCCGGAAATGACGCCGCTCAGGCGCTCGCGGAGGCCCTGGGTGGGGACGCCGTGGCGCTGCGCAAGGTCAATGACCTGGCCGCCCAGATCGGGGCCACCGACACCCACGTGGGTTCGGTCACCGGGCTGGATGCCGCCGGGCAAATGACCTCCGTGACCGACCTGGCCAAGATGTATCGCTATGCGTGGCGGAATCCGGCCTTTGCGGCGATTGTGAACACGGAGTTCTGGAATCTCCCCGGATATGACGAATATCCCGGCTACGAGGTGTGGAACGATAACGGGCTCTTCCTCAACGACCCCGATGGCATTGGTGGCAAGACCGGCTATACCGATGACGCCAACCACACCTTCGTGGGCGCGATGGATCGCGGGGGCCGCCGCTTGGCCGCCGTGCTGCTGGATACCACCATTGATAAGGGCCGCCCGTGGGAGCAGGCCCAGAAGCTTCTCCACGCCGCCTACGCGCTGCCGCGCGGGGCAAACGTAGGCAACCTGGATCAGCAACCAAACAAGACGGAATCCTCCGCCGCCCCCTCCCCAGCTCCGCAGCCGGGCGATAGTCCCGAGTCCTCCTCGATCGCGCAGCGCGGCGCCCTCATCGGCACCGTCGTGGCGGGAATCGTGCTGGCCGCCGCGGCCGTTCTCGCGCTGCTGAGCCTGCGGCGGCGTCGATAA
- a CDS encoding C40 family peptidase, whose product MIPLVPYLLAIARLVPAPITPPPLREIPDVHAADRLGRYFRPDPVSLADRAQRLAQDHARTLLATGTANGMIGAASQDFHQISLNLLHRVHQGFAQATNPTAWPALIAQAHLWGGEALAQAQRRSAELESDLERAAAQLPPPEAEGTLAATPTTSAGPESGNTPPPPPPSAEAAPQPTEENPAGASDNTAGQQAVAAARSAIGTPYSWGGTTPQGFDCSGLTQWAWRQAGVELPRLAQDQTVGTPVSAEELQPGDLAVWDGHVAMYAGDGMLIEAGDPVQENPLRTSNMGMTFKGFYRPTGEALG is encoded by the coding sequence ATGATTCCCCTCGTCCCTTATCTTCTCGCCATCGCGCGGCTCGTTCCCGCCCCCATTACCCCGCCTCCCCTGCGCGAGATTCCCGATGTCCACGCGGCGGATCGGCTGGGGCGATACTTCCGGCCCGATCCCGTCTCCCTTGCCGATCGTGCCCAGCGCCTGGCCCAGGATCACGCGCGGACCCTCCTGGCCACGGGCACCGCCAATGGCATGATCGGCGCGGCGAGCCAGGATTTTCACCAGATTTCCCTCAACCTCCTGCACCGGGTTCACCAGGGATTCGCGCAAGCCACCAATCCCACCGCCTGGCCCGCCCTGATCGCTCAAGCACATCTATGGGGCGGAGAGGCGCTGGCGCAGGCCCAGCGCCGCAGCGCGGAGCTGGAGTCAGACCTGGAACGCGCCGCCGCCCAGTTACCGCCCCCGGAAGCCGAGGGCACACTGGCCGCGACTCCCACAACGAGCGCAGGGCCGGAAAGCGGAAACACTCCGCCTCCCCCTCCGCCCAGCGCGGAGGCCGCGCCCCAGCCAACGGAGGAAAACCCCGCGGGCGCTTCCGATAACACGGCCGGGCAGCAGGCCGTGGCTGCCGCGCGCAGCGCCATCGGCACTCCGTATTCCTGGGGCGGCACCACCCCGCAGGGATTCGATTGCTCCGGACTCACTCAGTGGGCCTGGCGGCAAGCGGGTGTGGAACTGCCGCGCCTGGCCCAGGATCAAACGGTGGGCACTCCCGTGAGCGCCGAGGAATTGCAACCAGGAGACCTCGCGGTGTGGGACGGCCATGTGGCGATGTACGCCGGGGACGGAATGCTCATCGAGGCCGGGGACCCCGTGCAGGAGAACCCGCTGCGCACGTCAAACATGGGCATGACCTTTAAGGGGTTCTACCGCCCCACGGGTGAGGCGCTCGGGTAG
- the upp gene encoding uracil phosphoribosyltransferase, producing MDITVIDHPLAASRLTIMRDRRSDNAAFRAALADLGAMLIYEASRALPVEHFDTETPVATARGTRLENPPIIVPVIRAGLGMVDPALSMIPDAQVGFIGLARDEKTHEPVPYLEALPEDLSGRAVFVVDPMLATGGSLLHSVRLLAERGATDITAVCMVSSQVGVDALADSGLPVRLVTATIDPGLNEDAYIVPGLGDAGDRLYGPRNIDL from the coding sequence ATGGATATTACCGTGATCGACCACCCGCTCGCCGCCTCCCGCCTGACCATCATGCGCGATCGTCGCAGCGATAACGCCGCCTTCCGCGCCGCCCTGGCGGACCTGGGCGCCATGCTCATCTACGAGGCCTCCCGGGCTCTGCCGGTGGAGCACTTTGATACCGAGACTCCGGTGGCCACCGCACGCGGTACTCGCCTGGAAAACCCACCGATCATCGTCCCCGTGATTCGCGCGGGCCTGGGAATGGTCGATCCGGCGCTTTCCATGATTCCCGACGCCCAGGTGGGGTTCATCGGCCTGGCCCGCGACGAAAAGACGCACGAGCCCGTGCCGTACCTGGAGGCACTGCCGGAGGACCTCAGCGGCAGGGCGGTATTTGTGGTCGATCCCATGCTGGCCACGGGTGGCTCCCTGCTGCACTCCGTGCGGTTACTCGCGGAGCGCGGAGCCACGGATATTACGGCGGTGTGCATGGTGTCCTCCCAGGTAGGAGTGGATGCGCTGGCGGATTCGGGGCTGCCGGTGCGGCTGGTCACGGCCACGATTGATCCCGGTTTGAACGAGGACGCCTACATCGTGCCGGGCCTGGGCGACGCGGGTGACCGGCTCTATGGCCCTCGAAACATTGACCTCTGA
- a CDS encoding helix-turn-helix transcriptional regulator: MSSDQNWVQWASYGHALARNLKDLRFMRGLSQQDLADLAGISRNQVSNLERNENTSTKSSDPVLSTVYKLARALQVPPAVLLPGVGHNVDIICHPRQGIEVSFEWPATEEDTMAFQPRELMGRWQGEAPQWHAAQRSRREQGKR, encoded by the coding sequence ATGAGCAGCGATCAGAACTGGGTCCAATGGGCGAGTTACGGGCACGCCCTGGCCCGCAACCTCAAGGATTTGCGGTTCATGCGTGGACTTAGTCAGCAAGACCTCGCGGATTTGGCTGGGATCAGCAGAAACCAGGTGAGCAACCTGGAACGCAATGAGAACACCAGCACCAAGTCCTCCGACCCGGTGCTATCCACCGTGTACAAGCTGGCTCGTGCTTTGCAGGTACCGCCCGCAGTGTTGCTCCCCGGCGTTGGGCATAACGTGGACATTATCTGTCACCCGCGTCAAGGAATCGAGGTGAGCTTTGAATGGCCCGCCACCGAGGAGGACACGATGGCCTTCCAGCCGCGCGAGTTGATGGGCAGGTGGCAGGGCGAGGCTCCGCAATGGCACGCCGCGCAGCGCTCGCGCCGGGAGCAGGGCAAGCGATAA
- a CDS encoding amidohydrolase, with the protein MRIVDHVNTWLAAHRSEVVGWRRHLHSHPEVAHSEHATTSFLAEVLRKYGLSPRLLPGTGLTVDIGADDPLRPRLAFRADIDALHVAEATNLPFSSTVPGISHACGHDVHTTIAVALACALADLLAEQGEKLPPVRVIFQPAEEVLSGGASEVIEAGALEGVGSIYALHVEPKLPVGKVGLRNGAITSATDLLTIDVSGPGGHSSRPHLSADVVYALGKLATDLPGLLSRRVDPRTGTVLVFGSIEAGDAANAIPQSGRIRGTLRTADMGVWHGAEVLIKELVSQVLAPTGCAHHLDYLRGVPPVFNDTAATAILAEGAKVLGKEPVVEAPQSSGGEDFSWYLQEVPGSMARLGCWSGQGDPQDLHQGDLRVDERALDMGVRLFASVVEQHARG; encoded by the coding sequence GTGCGCATTGTGGATCACGTGAACACATGGCTGGCCGCTCACCGCAGCGAGGTCGTGGGGTGGCGGCGTCACCTGCACTCCCACCCCGAGGTGGCCCACAGTGAACACGCCACCACGTCCTTCCTGGCAGAGGTGCTGCGCAAATACGGCCTGAGTCCCCGGCTGTTGCCCGGGACGGGCTTGACCGTGGACATCGGCGCGGACGATCCGCTGCGCCCGCGCCTGGCGTTCCGCGCCGATATTGATGCCCTCCACGTCGCGGAGGCCACCAACCTGCCCTTTTCCTCCACCGTGCCGGGAATCTCGCACGCCTGCGGGCACGACGTTCACACCACCATCGCGGTGGCTCTGGCCTGCGCCCTGGCCGATCTCCTCGCGGAACAGGGGGAGAAACTGCCGCCGGTGCGCGTGATCTTCCAGCCCGCCGAGGAAGTGCTCTCCGGCGGGGCCTCCGAGGTGATTGAGGCCGGTGCCCTGGAGGGGGTGGGCTCTATTTACGCCCTGCACGTGGAACCGAAGTTGCCGGTGGGCAAGGTGGGGCTGCGTAACGGGGCGATCACCTCGGCCACGGACCTTTTGACTATCGACGTCTCCGGGCCCGGCGGGCACAGTTCCCGCCCGCACCTTTCCGCCGACGTGGTGTACGCCCTGGGCAAACTGGCTACCGATCTTCCCGGGCTGCTCTCGCGCCGGGTGGACCCGCGCACGGGGACGGTGCTGGTTTTTGGTTCCATCGAGGCCGGCGATGCCGCCAACGCCATTCCGCAGTCCGGCCGGATTCGTGGAACGTTGCGCACCGCGGACATGGGGGTATGGCACGGGGCCGAGGTGCTCATCAAGGAACTGGTGAGCCAGGTGCTGGCCCCCACGGGGTGCGCGCACCACCTGGACTATCTGCGCGGCGTACCGCCGGTGTTCAACGACACCGCCGCCACGGCCATTCTGGCGGAGGGGGCCAAGGTGCTGGGCAAGGAACCCGTGGTGGAGGCCCCGCAGTCCTCGGGCGGCGAGGACTTCTCCTGGTACTTGCAGGAGGTGCCGGGCTCGATGGCGCGCCTGGGCTGCTGGTCAGGGCAGGGCGATCCACAGGATCTGCACCAGGGCGATCTGCGGGTGGACGAGCGCGCGCTGGACATGGGGGTACGGCTTTTCGCCTCGGTGGTGGAGCAACACGCGCGCGGGTAG
- a CDS encoding NAD(P)H-quinone dehydrogenase translates to MTTNNCGGFPLSKRIVIIGGGPAGYEAALAGAKYGAEITLVESEGPGGSAVIHDCVPSKSFIAGANIKTDLRRADAMGLGKDVTEALLDVDALNKRVRSLAGDQSTDIRAQLERIGVRVIDGLARFDDYKPKQTTHYIKATHAADGTEEILECDLVLLATGAHPRVLPGARPDGERIFTWQQIYDLEALPEHLIVVGSGVTGAEFVSAFAELGVQVTMVASRDRILPHDDADAADVLETVLAERGVKLVKHARVDEVVNTGSGVLVRTADGREIEGSHALMTVGSVPRTKKLGLESVGVEVTPSGHIHVDRVSRTNVAGIYAAGDCTDLFPLASVAAMQGRIAMYHALGEGVSPLRLKTVATAVFTRPEIASVGVTQHQIESGEVRARSITLPLQTNPRAKMRSLRHGFVKLFCREHSGIIIGGAVVAPTASELILPISVAVNNNLTVNALADSFAVYPSLSGSITEAARRLVSHDDLG, encoded by the coding sequence ATGACAACAAATAACTGTGGAGGTTTCCCCTTGTCCAAGCGTATCGTCATCATCGGCGGCGGCCCGGCGGGCTACGAGGCAGCCCTGGCGGGAGCGAAGTACGGCGCGGAGATCACGCTGGTGGAAAGCGAGGGGCCCGGCGGCTCCGCGGTGATCCATGACTGCGTGCCCTCCAAGTCCTTCATCGCCGGTGCCAACATTAAGACCGATCTGCGTCGCGCGGACGCGATGGGTCTGGGCAAGGACGTCACCGAGGCCCTGCTCGACGTGGACGCGCTGAACAAGCGCGTGCGCTCCCTGGCGGGGGATCAGTCCACCGACATCCGAGCCCAACTGGAGCGCATCGGCGTGCGGGTGATTGACGGCCTGGCGCGCTTCGACGATTACAAGCCCAAGCAGACCACGCACTACATCAAGGCCACCCATGCCGCGGACGGCACCGAGGAGATCCTGGAGTGCGACCTCGTGCTGCTGGCCACCGGCGCGCACCCGCGCGTGCTGCCTGGTGCCCGCCCGGACGGCGAGCGCATCTTCACCTGGCAGCAGATCTACGATCTGGAAGCCCTGCCCGAGCACCTGATCGTGGTGGGCTCCGGCGTGACCGGCGCGGAATTCGTCTCCGCCTTTGCCGAGCTGGGCGTGCAGGTGACGATGGTGGCCTCCCGTGACCGCATTTTGCCTCACGACGACGCCGACGCCGCCGACGTGCTGGAAACGGTGTTGGCCGAGCGCGGCGTGAAACTGGTGAAGCACGCCCGCGTGGACGAGGTGGTCAATACTGGCTCCGGGGTGCTGGTGCGCACCGCCGACGGCCGCGAGATCGAGGGCTCGCACGCCCTGATGACGGTGGGCTCGGTGCCGCGCACCAAGAAGCTGGGCTTGGAGAGCGTGGGCGTGGAGGTGACCCCCTCCGGGCATATTCATGTGGATCGCGTCTCGCGCACCAACGTGGCGGGCATCTATGCCGCCGGTGACTGCACCGACCTCTTCCCCCTGGCCTCCGTGGCGGCCATGCAGGGGCGCATTGCCATGTATCACGCCCTGGGCGAGGGAGTGTCCCCGCTGCGCCTCAAGACGGTGGCCACGGCGGTGTTTACCCGACCGGAGATCGCCTCCGTGGGCGTGACGCAGCACCAGATCGAATCCGGTGAGGTACGGGCGCGCAGCATTACGCTGCCCTTGCAGACCAATCCGCGCGCCAAGATGCGCTCGCTGCGCCACGGCTTTGTCAAACTGTTCTGCCGCGAGCACTCCGGCATCATCATCGGCGGGGCCGTGGTGGCCCCCACGGCCTCGGAGCTGATCCTGCCCATTTCCGTGGCGGTGAATAACAACCTCACGGTGAACGCCTTGGCGGACTCCTTCGCGGTCTACCCCTCCCTCTCCGGTTCCATCACGGAGGCGGCGCGCCGCTTGGTTTCTCACGACGATCTCGGCTAG
- the prpD gene encoding 2-methylcitrate dehydratase PrpD produces MIQHTVRSRRSAEEFPQTEHLAYKVAAVAADEVEVPQDTAEMIVNRIIDNAAVSAASVLRRPVSVARAQALAHPVSKGGAAVFGVPGQFSAEWAALANGTAVRELDFHDTFLAAEYSHPGDNIPPIVAVAQHRGSTGKDLIRGIATGYEIQVNLTRGMCLHEHKIDHVAHLGPSVAAGLGSLLHLDVETIYQAVGQALHTTTATRQSRKGLISSWKAFAPAFAGKMAIESVDRAMRGEGAPAPIWEGEDGVIAWLLGGPEASYTIPLPEPGEGKRAILDTFTKEHSAEYQSQAPIDLARRMRERVLEATGGDLGKIESIVLHTSHHTHYVIGTGSQDPQKFDPDSSRETLDHSIMYIFAVALEDGTWHHEDSYAPERAHRPETVALWRKVSTTEDPEWTRRYHSTDPEEKAFGARAEITLADGTVIVDELAVADAHPLGARPFGRENYIEKFRTLAEGVVSEAEQERFLQAAQSLPDLDDLNELNIELEADVLERAPKLPEGLF; encoded by the coding sequence ATGATCCAGCACACTGTGAGGTCCCGTCGCTCCGCCGAGGAGTTCCCCCAAACCGAGCACCTGGCCTATAAGGTCGCCGCCGTGGCCGCCGATGAGGTGGAGGTGCCGCAGGATACCGCCGAGATGATCGTGAACCGGATCATCGATAACGCCGCCGTATCCGCAGCCTCGGTGCTGCGCCGCCCGGTGAGCGTGGCTCGCGCCCAGGCGCTGGCACACCCGGTGAGCAAGGGAGGCGCCGCAGTCTTTGGCGTGCCGGGCCAGTTCTCCGCCGAGTGGGCGGCCCTGGCCAACGGCACGGCGGTGCGCGAACTCGATTTCCACGACACCTTCCTGGCCGCCGAGTACTCCCACCCCGGCGATAACATCCCGCCGATCGTGGCGGTGGCCCAGCACCGAGGCTCCACGGGTAAGGATCTGATCCGTGGCATTGCCACCGGTTACGAGATCCAGGTGAACCTCACCCGTGGCATGTGCCTGCACGAGCACAAGATCGACCACGTGGCCCACCTCGGCCCCTCGGTGGCGGCGGGCCTGGGTTCCCTCCTGCACCTGGACGTGGAGACCATTTATCAGGCGGTGGGCCAGGCCCTGCACACCACCACGGCCACCCGCCAGTCCCGCAAGGGCCTGATCTCCTCCTGGAAGGCCTTTGCCCCGGCCTTCGCCGGGAAGATGGCCATTGAGTCCGTGGATCGCGCCATGCGCGGCGAGGGCGCGCCGGCCCCGATCTGGGAGGGCGAGGACGGCGTGATCGCCTGGCTGCTCGGCGGCCCGGAGGCCAGCTACACCATTCCGCTGCCGGAACCGGGCGAGGGCAAGCGCGCGATCCTGGATACCTTCACCAAGGAGCACTCCGCCGAGTATCAGTCCCAAGCCCCCATCGACCTCGCCCGCCGCATGCGCGAGCGCGTGCTGGAGGCCACCGGCGGCGATCTGGGCAAGATCGAGTCCATCGTGCTGCACACCAGCCACCACACCCACTACGTGATCGGTACTGGCTCGCAGGACCCGCAGAAGTTTGACCCGGATTCCTCCCGTGAGACGCTGGATCACTCCATCATGTACATCTTCGCGGTGGCCCTGGAGGACGGCACCTGGCACCACGAGGATTCCTACGCCCCCGAGCGCGCCCACCGCCCGGAGACCGTGGCCCTGTGGCGCAAGGTCTCCACCACGGAGGACCCGGAGTGGACGCGCCGCTACCACTCCACCGATCCCGAGGAAAAGGCCTTTGGCGCTCGCGCGGAGATCACGCTGGCCGATGGCACCGTGATCGTCGATGAGCTGGCCGTGGCCGATGCGCACCCGCTGGGCGCGCGTCCCTTCGGGCGCGAGAACTACATCGAGAAGTTCCGCACCCTGGCCGAGGGCGTGGTTTCCGAGGCCGAGCAGGAGCGGTTCTTGCAGGCCGCGCAGTCCCTGCCGGACCTCGATGACCTGAACGAACTCAACATCGAGCTGGAGGCCGATGTGCTGGAGCGAGCCCCGAAGCTGCCGGAGGGGTTGTTCTAA
- the prpB gene encoding methylisocitrate lyase — translation MGDLYSSAVTPTQRREAFREGLNSGTIQRLPGAFSPLCARAIQEAGFEGVYVSGAVVAADLALPDIGLTTLTEVAGRSRQIARVTDLPVLVDADTGFGEPMSAARTVSELEDAGVAGCHLEDQMNPKRCGHLDGKEVVPTDVMLRRISAAVGQRRDPSFVISARTDAAGVEGMDSAINRAKAYADAGADLIFVEALHTPEDFERFRKAVPEVPLLANMTEFGKTELLPAHVLQDLGYNAVIYPVTTLRVAMGQVESALKEIAETGTQTGWVDRMQHRSRLYELLRYSEYNSFDQKVFTYSVDNYDPRS, via the coding sequence ATGGGTGACCTCTATTCCAGCGCGGTGACCCCCACGCAGCGTCGAGAGGCATTCCGCGAGGGCCTGAACTCCGGGACGATCCAGCGCCTGCCGGGAGCCTTCTCCCCGCTGTGCGCCAGGGCGATCCAGGAGGCGGGCTTTGAGGGCGTGTATGTCTCCGGCGCGGTGGTCGCCGCCGACCTCGCCCTGCCGGACATCGGCCTGACCACGCTGACGGAGGTGGCGGGGCGCTCGCGGCAGATCGCGCGGGTGACCGACCTGCCGGTGCTCGTGGACGCCGATACCGGCTTTGGCGAGCCGATGTCCGCCGCCCGCACCGTCTCTGAACTGGAGGACGCGGGAGTTGCTGGGTGCCATCTGGAGGATCAGATGAACCCCAAGCGCTGCGGGCACCTGGACGGCAAGGAAGTGGTGCCCACGGACGTCATGCTGCGGCGCATTAGCGCGGCGGTGGGGCAGCGGCGCGATCCCTCCTTTGTGATTTCCGCGCGCACCGACGCCGCCGGGGTCGAGGGCATGGACTCCGCGATTAACCGGGCCAAGGCCTACGCGGATGCCGGTGCGGACCTCATCTTCGTGGAGGCCCTGCACACCCCGGAGGACTTCGAGCGCTTCCGCAAGGCCGTTCCGGAGGTGCCGCTGCTGGCGAACATGACGGAGTTTGGCAAGACGGAACTTCTACCCGCCCACGTTTTACAAGACCTCGGCTATAACGCGGTGATCTACCCCGTGACCACCCTGCGCGTGGCGATGGGCCAGGTGGAATCCGCGCTCAAGGAGATCGCGGAGACCGGCACACAGACCGGCTGGGTGGATCGCATGCAGCACCGCTCCCGGCTCTATGAGTTGCTGCGCTATTCCGAATACAACTCCTTTGACCAAAAAGTATTTACCTACTCGGTGGACAACTACGATCCCCGCTCCTAG
- a CDS encoding bifunctional 2-methylcitrate synthase/citrate synthase: protein MTDQTVYKGLAGVVADYTAVSKVMPETNSLTYRGYPVQELARYCTFEEVAYLLWNEELPTPDELRRFSVREKALRHIDRGLIDLVRSMPLSCHPMDVLRSAVSYIGAQDPESYTRDSDHLRRSSLELMAKLPTVVALDIRRRKGQDYIEPSVKKGFAENFLYMVFGDGPESPASNRADVEAFDTSLILYAEHSFNASTFTARVVTSTMSDAYSAVTAAIGALKGPLHGGANEAVMHAMLEIDDPARARDWVNEKLDSKQLIMGFGHRVYKNGDSRVPTMEAAFKELAAQHDGQRWAQMYDEMADAMTSRTGIKPNLDFPAGPAYHILGFDVEFFTPIFVMARITGWTAHIIEQNENNSLIRPLSAYNGSEQRAVPTQSLE, encoded by the coding sequence ATGACTGATCAAACCGTGTACAAGGGCCTTGCCGGGGTGGTGGCGGATTACACCGCCGTGTCCAAGGTGATGCCGGAGACCAACTCTTTGACCTACCGAGGCTATCCCGTCCAGGAGCTCGCCAGGTATTGCACCTTTGAGGAGGTGGCGTACCTGCTGTGGAACGAGGAACTGCCCACCCCGGACGAGTTGCGCCGCTTCTCCGTGCGGGAAAAGGCGCTGCGCCACATCGACCGTGGCCTCATCGACTTGGTGCGCTCCATGCCGCTGTCCTGTCACCCGATGGACGTGCTGCGCAGCGCCGTGAGTTATATCGGCGCCCAGGATCCCGAGTCCTACACCCGCGACTCCGATCACCTGCGCCGCAGTTCCCTGGAGCTCATGGCCAAACTGCCCACCGTGGTGGCCCTGGATATTCGCCGCCGCAAGGGGCAGGACTACATCGAGCCCTCCGTGAAGAAGGGCTTTGCGGAGAACTTCCTCTACATGGTCTTTGGCGATGGCCCGGAGTCCCCGGCTTCCAACCGCGCGGACGTGGAGGCCTTTGATACCTCGCTCATTCTCTATGCCGAGCACTCCTTCAATGCCTCCACCTTCACCGCTCGCGTGGTCACCTCCACGATGTCGGACGCCTATTCCGCCGTCACCGCCGCGATCGGCGCGCTCAAGGGCCCGCTGCACGGCGGCGCGAACGAGGCCGTAATGCACGCCATGCTGGAGATTGACGATCCCGCTCGTGCCCGCGACTGGGTGAACGAGAAGCTCGATTCCAAGCAGCTCATCATGGGCTTCGGGCACCGCGTGTACAAGAACGGCGATTCCCGCGTGCCCACGATGGAGGCGGCGTTCAAGGAACTGGCGGCGCAGCACGATGGCCAGCGCTGGGCGCAGATGTATGACGAGATGGCGGACGCCATGACCAGCCGCACGGGAATCAAGCCCAACCTGGACTTCCCGGCGGGCCCGGCTTATCACATCCTGGGCTTTGACGTGGAGTTTTTTACCCCCATCTTCGTGATGGCGCGGATCACCGGGTGGACGGCGCACATCATCGAGCAGAATGAGAATAACTCCCTCATTCGCCCGCTTTCCGCCTACAACGGCAGCGAGCAGCGCGCGGTGCCCACGCAGTCGCTGGAGTAA